The following proteins are encoded in a genomic region of Primulina huaijiensis isolate GDHJ02 chromosome 3, ASM1229523v2, whole genome shotgun sequence:
- the LOC140974204 gene encoding phosphoinositide phosphatase SAC7-like, producing MEKADPAQKLYNRMRLWEFPDQYVIEPTDGSSASLLAISCVDGSMNLIDEIPQCSSLRVPQIRTIFGVIGMLKLVAGSYLFVITERECVGSYLGYPIFKIKSMKVFPCDHSLKNSPEEQKKMESEFSHLLNVAERTIGLYFSYDVNITLSAQRLHDLGDESKLLPLWRQADPRFLWNSYMLEVLIDNKLDPYLLPIMQGSFQNFQAAIVKDILDVTLIARRCTRRTGTRMWRRGSDSDGFVANFVETEQIIQLNGYTASFIQVRGSIPLLWDQIVDLRYKPKFEIVRPEEAPRVVERHFLDLRKKYGNVLAVDLVNKHGGEGRLCEKFGESMQNVVSDDIRYLHFDFHKVCGHVHFERLSILYDQIEDFLIKNRYLLLNGKGDKAEGQVGIVRTNCIDCLDRTNVTQSMIARKMLEFQLRRLGVFSAEETIATHPNFDESFKFLWANHGDDISIQYSGTPALKGDFVRFGHRTMQGIMKDGWNALMRYYLNNFCDGTKQDAIDLLQGHYIVSVSRSIPPTTQKGGIEAIASFPLALSVIMTGFFFATISLRRVQYNMWNLLFSIMWASMSLGIAAFVRANGRTFCNRPRLHQPRR from the exons ATGGAGAAGGCTGATCCTGCACAGAAGCTGTACAACAGAATGCGGCTGTGGGAATTCCCGGATCAATACGTGATCGAGCCTACTGATGGATCTTCCGCCTCCCTTTTGGCAATCAGTTGCGTTGACGGCTCCATGAATCTTATTG ATGAAATACCTCAGTGCAGCTCGCTTCGCGTTCCTCAAATTCGGACCATATTTGGCGTGATTGGGATGCTCAAGCTGGTGGCTG GGTCATATTTGTTCGTGATTACTGAACGTGAATGTGTTggatcttatttgggttatcctatctttaaaattaaatcaatgAAGGTTTTTCCTTGTGATCATTCTCTCAAGAATTCTCCGGAAGAACAG AAAAAGATGGAGAGCGAGTTTTCACACTTGCTAAATGTTGCAGAGAGGACTATTGGTCTATATTTTTCCTATGATGTGAATATAACGTTGAG TGCACAGCGGTTGCATGATTTAGGCGACGAATCAAAGTTGCTTCCTCTCTGGAGACAA GCAGATCCTAGATTTCTCTGGAACAGCTATATGTTGGAAGTGCTTATAGATAACAAG CTTGACCCATACTTACTTCCTATTATGCAAGGCA GTTTTCAAAACTTTCAGGCTGCCATTGTGAAAGATATCCTTGATGTTACACTGATTGCACGAAGATGCACAAGGAGAACAG GCACCCGCATGTGGAGAAGAGGGTCTGATTCTGATGGGTTTGTTGCAAACTTTGTGGAAACTGAACAAATCATTCAACTTAATGGGTACACCGCATCATTTATTCAG GTCCGAGGGTCAATCCCATTACTTTGGGATCAAATTGTTGATTTGAGATACAAGCCTAAATTTGAAATTGTGAGACCTGAGGAAGCA CCTAGAGTAGTTGAGCGACACTTTTTGGATCTAAGAAAGAAATATGGAAATGTTCTAGCAGTTGATCTTGTCAACAAG CATGGAGGTGAGGGACGCTTATGTGAAAAGTTTGGCGAATCTATGCAAAATGTTGTTAGTGATGATATAAG ATATCTTCACTTCGATTTTCATAAAGTATGTGGCCATGTTCATTTTGAACGCCTTTCCATTCTTTATGATCAAATCGAGGATTTTCTCATTAAGAACAG GTACCTTTTGTTAAATGGAAAGGGGGATAAAGCTGAGGGGCAAGTTGGAATTGTGAGGACAAATTGCATTGACTGCTTGGACCGTACAAATGTCACCCAG AGCATGATAGCGCGTAAAATGCTTGAGTTTCAACTCCGCAGACTTGGTGTTTTTAGTGCCGAGGAAACTATTGCCACACATCCCAATTTCGATGAAAGCTTCAAATTTT tgTGGGCTAACCATGGGGATGACATAAGCATCCAGTACTCTGGTACTCCAGCCTTAAAAGGAGATTTTGTCAG GTTTGGGCATAGGACAATGCAAGGTATTATGAAAGACGGTTGGAATGCTCTCATGCGTTACTACTTAAACAACTTCTGTGATGGCACAAAGCAG GATGCAATAGATTTATTACAAGGACATTATATCGTTTCTGTTTCCCGAAGCATCCCTCCTACCACGCAGAAAGGTGGCATTGAGGCTATAGCT TCATTTCCACTAGCTTTATCGGTGATTATGACTGGATTCTTCTTTGCTACAATTTCACTAAGACGAG TTCAATATAACATGTGGAACTTACTGTTTTCAATCATGTGGGCAAGCATGAGTTTGGGTATCGCAGCATTTGTGAGGGCCAATGGTCGAACTTTCTGTAATCGTCCTCGTTTACACCAACCTAGGCGTTGA
- the LOC140974205 gene encoding uncharacterized RNA-binding protein C25G10.01-like, translating to MADSPRARYAHSPPWEENMKLRSRSRSNSRSRSRSWSRPRPKSRSRSGSRDRGRTEAVNKGDTLYVTGLSTRVTERDLEDHFSKEGKVKSVFLVVEPRSRVSRGFAFVTMDSAEDANRCIKYLDQSVLEGRYITVERSRRKRARTPTPGHYLGLKSTRGDGYRGDRASYRGGSSRDDYGYQRSSRRSPYRGGRDYSPRRSPYGSGRDYSPRHSPAGRRSRRDRSYSP from the exons ATG GCTGATTCTCCTCGTGCACG CTATGCACACTCTCCTCCATGGGaagaaaatatgaaattgaGGTCAAGGTCGAGGTCTAATTCTCGATCTCGATCTAGATCATGGTCAAGACCAAGGCCCAAGTCTAGGTCCAGATCTGGGTCTAGAGATCGTGGCAG AACTGAAGCAGTCAACAAAGGAGACACGCTCTATGTTACGGGACTTTCTACAAGAGTCACTGAGCGAGACCTTGAGGATCATTTCTCAAAAGAAGGAAAG GTGAAATCGGTTTTTTTGGTTGTTGAACCACGTTCCCGTGTTTCTCGTGGTTTTGCTTTTGTGACAATGGATTCTGCTGAGGATGCCAACCGCTGTATCAAATACCTAGATCAATCAGTTCTTGAAGGCCGGTACATAACTGTGGAGAGG TCCCGGAGGAAACgtgctaggactcccacccctGGTCATTACCTTGGACTCAAAAGCACCCGGGGTGATG GTTATCGAGGTGATCGTGCATCATATCGTGGAGGTTCGAGCCGGGATGATTATGGATACCAGAGGTCATCTAGGCGTTCTCCTTATAGAGGTGGACGTGATTACTCTCCGAGGCGTTCTCCATATGGGAGTGGACGTGATTACTCTCCGAGGCATTCACCTGCTGGCAGAAGATCAAGAAGAGACAGGTCATATTCGCCATGA
- the LOC140974206 gene encoding uncharacterized protein isoform X1 — protein MVVGSGGNWKKAKRMALLLIRSAFNSSKCKTTAKMAVARIKLLRNKRDVVIRQMRRDIAMLLESRQDATARIRVEHVIREQNIMAANELIELFCELVVARLSIIAKQRECPADLKEGISSLIFAAPRCSELPELLSIRDVFQKKYGKDFVSAATDLRPNAGVNRMLIEKLSVKTPAGEIKLKVLKEIAKEYQVEWDTTESETELLKPPEERIEGPVNFASATSLPVKSVSKQTPETNHTASCEPINVKCFQDLASAAEAAAEKALAAAEAAADLAYRGAQMTGTHKNVNEANFNTKSYNSTGNFLPNGLPASQGLSDWFDDQRRSKNASDSEYSRSVSVQDVRTGDDARKILRRQSYNCQTSPRSDIKFDEADCDDEDIEMENAAIDVDTRKIYRRHSYNVRSTARSDIKFDESDYEDDSEEMDVPTRGYIQPPPNRQAPVARVHPKLPDYDTLAARFEALKHQKSQT, from the exons ATGGTGGTGGGAAGCGGCGGCAACTGGAAGAAGGCGAAGAGGATGGCGCTCTTGTTGATTCGCTCTGCTTTCAACTCGTCCAAATG CAAAACAACGGCGAAGATGGCGGTGGCGAGGATAAAGCTGCTAAGAAACAAGAGGGACGTGGTAATAAGGCAGATGCGGCGTGACATTGCTATGCTCCTCGAGTCTCGTCAAGATGCCACTGCCCGTATTCga GTTGAACACGTGATAAGGGAACAAAATATTATGGCTGCAAATGAGTTGATTGAGCTTTTCTGTGAGCTTGTGGTGGCTAGACTTTCTATTATTGCAAAACAAAG GGAATGCCCAGCTGATCTCAAGGAAGGGATATCAAGTTTAATATTTGCGGCCCCTCGGTGCTCGGAGCTTCCAGAACTGTTGTCCATCCGTGATGTTTTTCAGAAGAAATATGGGAAGGATTTTGTATCTGCGGCTACAGATTTAAGACCCAACGCCGGCGTGAATCGCATG CTTATTGAAAAGCTTTCTGTTAAGACCCCAGCTGGTGAAATAAAATTGAAAGTTTTGAAGGAAATTGCCAAGGAATACCAGGTTGAGTGGGACACAACGGAATCCGAGACGGAGTTATTGAAGCCTCCGGAAGAGCGTATC GAAGGACCTGTTAATTTTGCGAGTGCTACCAGTTTACCTGTAAAATCAGTTTCGAAGCAAACTCCCGAAACTAATCACACAGCTAGCTG TGAACCAATCAATGTCAAATGTTTTCAAGACTTGGCATCGGCTGCTGAAGCGGCTGCAGAAAAAGCACTGGCTGCTGCTGAAGCGGCTGCCGACCTAGCCTACAGAGGAGCACAGATGACTGGAACTCATAAGAATGTGAATGAGGCTAATTTTAACACTAAATCTTATAATTCCACTGGGAACTTTCTGCCAAATGGTTTGCCTGCTTCGCAGGGTTTGTCTGATTGGTTTGATGATCAGAGAAGGAGCAAGAATGCAAGTGATTCTGAGTATTCTCGTTCTGTCAGTGTACAAGATGTGCGAACTGGTGACGATGCTAGAAAGATCCTCAGAAGACAAAGCTATAACTGTCAGACATCACCACGTTCTGATATCAAGTTTGATGAAGCAGACtgtgatgatgaagatattgaGATGGAAAATGCAGCAATAGATGTTGACACAAGGAAAATCTACAGAAGGCACAGCTACAATGTTCGATCTACTGCACGTTCTGATATCAAATTTGATGAATCTGATTATGAAGACGACTCAGAGGAGATGGACGTGCCTACTAGAGGATATATACAACCACCACCTAACCGTCAAGCTCCTGTTGCTCGAGTTCATCCAAAACTGCCTGATTACGACACCCTTGCTGCTCGTTTTGAAGCCCTGAAACATCAAAAGTCACAAACCTGA
- the LOC140974206 gene encoding uncharacterized protein isoform X3: MVVGSGGNWKKAKRMALLLIRSAFNSSKCKTTAKMAVARIKLLRNKRDVVIRQMRRDIAMLLESRQDATARIRVEHVIREQNIMAANELIELFCELVVARLSIIAKQRECPADLKEGISSLIFAAPRCSELPELLSIRDVFQKKYGKDFVSAATDLRPNAGVNRMLIEKLSVKTPAGEIKLKVLKEIAKEYQVEWDTTESETELLKPPEERIEGPVNFASATSLPVKSVSKQTPETNHTASCEPINVKCFQDLASAAEAAAEKALAAAEAAADLAYRGAQMTGTHKNGLSDWFDDQRRSKNASDSEYSRSVSVQDVRTGDDARKILRRQSYNCQTSPRSDIKFDEADCDDEDIEMENAAIDVDTRKIYRRHSYNVRSTARSDIKFDESDYEDDSEEMDVPTRGYIQPPPNRQAPVARVHPKLPDYDTLAARFEALKHQKSQT; encoded by the exons ATGGTGGTGGGAAGCGGCGGCAACTGGAAGAAGGCGAAGAGGATGGCGCTCTTGTTGATTCGCTCTGCTTTCAACTCGTCCAAATG CAAAACAACGGCGAAGATGGCGGTGGCGAGGATAAAGCTGCTAAGAAACAAGAGGGACGTGGTAATAAGGCAGATGCGGCGTGACATTGCTATGCTCCTCGAGTCTCGTCAAGATGCCACTGCCCGTATTCga GTTGAACACGTGATAAGGGAACAAAATATTATGGCTGCAAATGAGTTGATTGAGCTTTTCTGTGAGCTTGTGGTGGCTAGACTTTCTATTATTGCAAAACAAAG GGAATGCCCAGCTGATCTCAAGGAAGGGATATCAAGTTTAATATTTGCGGCCCCTCGGTGCTCGGAGCTTCCAGAACTGTTGTCCATCCGTGATGTTTTTCAGAAGAAATATGGGAAGGATTTTGTATCTGCGGCTACAGATTTAAGACCCAACGCCGGCGTGAATCGCATG CTTATTGAAAAGCTTTCTGTTAAGACCCCAGCTGGTGAAATAAAATTGAAAGTTTTGAAGGAAATTGCCAAGGAATACCAGGTTGAGTGGGACACAACGGAATCCGAGACGGAGTTATTGAAGCCTCCGGAAGAGCGTATC GAAGGACCTGTTAATTTTGCGAGTGCTACCAGTTTACCTGTAAAATCAGTTTCGAAGCAAACTCCCGAAACTAATCACACAGCTAGCTG TGAACCAATCAATGTCAAATGTTTTCAAGACTTGGCATCGGCTGCTGAAGCGGCTGCAGAAAAAGCACTGGCTGCTGCTGAAGCGGCTGCCGACCTAGCCTACAGAGGAGCACAGATGACTGGAACTCATAAGAAT GGTTTGTCTGATTGGTTTGATGATCAGAGAAGGAGCAAGAATGCAAGTGATTCTGAGTATTCTCGTTCTGTCAGTGTACAAGATGTGCGAACTGGTGACGATGCTAGAAAGATCCTCAGAAGACAAAGCTATAACTGTCAGACATCACCACGTTCTGATATCAAGTTTGATGAAGCAGACtgtgatgatgaagatattgaGATGGAAAATGCAGCAATAGATGTTGACACAAGGAAAATCTACAGAAGGCACAGCTACAATGTTCGATCTACTGCACGTTCTGATATCAAATTTGATGAATCTGATTATGAAGACGACTCAGAGGAGATGGACGTGCCTACTAGAGGATATATACAACCACCACCTAACCGTCAAGCTCCTGTTGCTCGAGTTCATCCAAAACTGCCTGATTACGACACCCTTGCTGCTCGTTTTGAAGCCCTGAAACATCAAAAGTCACAAACCTGA
- the LOC140974206 gene encoding uncharacterized protein isoform X2 has product MVVGSGGNWKKAKRMALLLIRSAFNSSKCKTTAKMAVARIKLLRNKRDVVIRQMRRDIAMLLESRQDATARIRVEHVIREQNIMAANELIELFCELVVARLSIIAKQRECPADLKEGISSLIFAAPRCSELPELLSIRDVFQKKYGKDFVSAATDLRPNAGVNRMLIEKLSVKTPAGEIKLKVLKEIAKEYQVEWDTTESETELLKPPEERIEGPVNFASATSLPVKSVSKQTPETNHTASCEPINVKCFQDLASAAEAAAEKALAAAEAAADLAYRGAQMTGTHKNVNEGLSDWFDDQRRSKNASDSEYSRSVSVQDVRTGDDARKILRRQSYNCQTSPRSDIKFDEADCDDEDIEMENAAIDVDTRKIYRRHSYNVRSTARSDIKFDESDYEDDSEEMDVPTRGYIQPPPNRQAPVARVHPKLPDYDTLAARFEALKHQKSQT; this is encoded by the exons ATGGTGGTGGGAAGCGGCGGCAACTGGAAGAAGGCGAAGAGGATGGCGCTCTTGTTGATTCGCTCTGCTTTCAACTCGTCCAAATG CAAAACAACGGCGAAGATGGCGGTGGCGAGGATAAAGCTGCTAAGAAACAAGAGGGACGTGGTAATAAGGCAGATGCGGCGTGACATTGCTATGCTCCTCGAGTCTCGTCAAGATGCCACTGCCCGTATTCga GTTGAACACGTGATAAGGGAACAAAATATTATGGCTGCAAATGAGTTGATTGAGCTTTTCTGTGAGCTTGTGGTGGCTAGACTTTCTATTATTGCAAAACAAAG GGAATGCCCAGCTGATCTCAAGGAAGGGATATCAAGTTTAATATTTGCGGCCCCTCGGTGCTCGGAGCTTCCAGAACTGTTGTCCATCCGTGATGTTTTTCAGAAGAAATATGGGAAGGATTTTGTATCTGCGGCTACAGATTTAAGACCCAACGCCGGCGTGAATCGCATG CTTATTGAAAAGCTTTCTGTTAAGACCCCAGCTGGTGAAATAAAATTGAAAGTTTTGAAGGAAATTGCCAAGGAATACCAGGTTGAGTGGGACACAACGGAATCCGAGACGGAGTTATTGAAGCCTCCGGAAGAGCGTATC GAAGGACCTGTTAATTTTGCGAGTGCTACCAGTTTACCTGTAAAATCAGTTTCGAAGCAAACTCCCGAAACTAATCACACAGCTAGCTG TGAACCAATCAATGTCAAATGTTTTCAAGACTTGGCATCGGCTGCTGAAGCGGCTGCAGAAAAAGCACTGGCTGCTGCTGAAGCGGCTGCCGACCTAGCCTACAGAGGAGCACAGATGACTGGAACTCATAAGAATGTGAATGAG GGTTTGTCTGATTGGTTTGATGATCAGAGAAGGAGCAAGAATGCAAGTGATTCTGAGTATTCTCGTTCTGTCAGTGTACAAGATGTGCGAACTGGTGACGATGCTAGAAAGATCCTCAGAAGACAAAGCTATAACTGTCAGACATCACCACGTTCTGATATCAAGTTTGATGAAGCAGACtgtgatgatgaagatattgaGATGGAAAATGCAGCAATAGATGTTGACACAAGGAAAATCTACAGAAGGCACAGCTACAATGTTCGATCTACTGCACGTTCTGATATCAAATTTGATGAATCTGATTATGAAGACGACTCAGAGGAGATGGACGTGCCTACTAGAGGATATATACAACCACCACCTAACCGTCAAGCTCCTGTTGCTCGAGTTCATCCAAAACTGCCTGATTACGACACCCTTGCTGCTCGTTTTGAAGCCCTGAAACATCAAAAGTCACAAACCTGA